A genomic window from Gossypium hirsutum isolate 1008001.06 chromosome D10, Gossypium_hirsutum_v2.1, whole genome shotgun sequence includes:
- the LOC121222402 gene encoding geranylgeranyl pyrophosphate synthase, chloroplastic → MKEDQDPQLPSFDFKSFMVDKVNAVNQALDSAVPLRDPVKIHEAMRYSLLAGGKRVRPVLCLAACDLVGGKESMVMPAACALEMIHTMSLVHDDLPCMDNDDLRRGKPTNHKVYGEDIAVLAGDALLAFSFEHIAVSTVGVTPDRIVRAIGELAKSIGAEGLAAGQVVDITSEGLTNVGLDHLEFIHVHKTAPLLEAAAVLGAILGGGHDEDVEKLRKFARNIGLLFQVVDDILDVTKSSKELGKTAGKDLVADKVTYPKLMGINKSKEFAEKLKSDALELLQGFDPEKSAPLIALANYIAYRQN, encoded by the coding sequence ATGAAAGAAGACCAAGACCCTCAATTACCAAGTTTTGATTTCAAATCATTCATGGTAGACAAGGTTAATGCAGTTAACCAAGCCCTGGACTCGGCTGTTCCACTCCGTGACCCTGTTAAAATCCATGAAGCAATGCGTTACTCCCTTTTAGCCGGTGGCAAAAGGGTCCGCCCAGTTCTTTGTTTGGCTGCTTGTGACCTTGTTGGTGGCAAAGAATCCATGGTTATGCCAGCAGCTTGTGCTCTTGAAATGATCCACACCATGTCTTTAGTCCACGATGATCTTCCTTGCATGGACAACGATGATCTTCGTAGAGGGAAACCAACTAACCACAAAGTTTATGGTGAAGATATAGCTGTGTTAGCAGGGGATGCTCTTTTAGCCTTTTCGTTTGAACATATAGCTGTATCCACAGTTGGTGTCACACCTGATAGGATTGTAAGAGCAATTGGGGAATTAGCTAAATCTATTGGGGCTGAAGGGTTGGCGGCTGGTCAAGTTGTGGATATAACCAGTGAGGGTCTAACCAATGTGGGGTTGGATCATTTAGAATTCATTCATGTTCATAAAACTGCTCCATTGCTTGAAGCAGCTGCGGTTTTAGGGGCTATTCTTGGAGGTGGACATGATGAAGATGTGGAAAAGTTGAGGAAATTTGCAAGGAATATTGGGCTTTTATTTCAAGTTGTGGATGATATTCTTGATGTAACAAAGTCATCTAAAGAATTAGGGAAGACTGCAGGGAAAGATTTGGTGGCTGATAAAGTGACTTATCCTAAATTGATGGGGATAAACAAATCAAAGGAGTTTGCAGAGAAGTTGAAGAGTGATGCATTAGAGTTGCTTCAAGGGTTTGATCCTGAGAAATCTGCCCCCTTAATTGCTTTAGCTAATTATATAGCTTACAGGCAAAATTAG